The genomic stretch TAATCTACAAAAGACCAATTAAAAGAGGAGATTTAGGCCAGGACATAAAAGAAAATCCTGATATAATTGGAATTATTGATGGAGTATTTCACCAAAACTCCGCTGTTGGACACAGAGAAATCCTCAGCGTTATGAAAAAAGGAGTTAAGGTATTTGGAGCTTCAAGTATGGGTGCACTTAGAGCATCCGAGCTTGACAGTCTTGGAATGGAAGGAATAGGTTATTGCTATAACGAATATGCAAGTGGAAATGTTGACTCCGATGATGATGTTGCAGTAATGCTTGACTCAGAAAGCCTGGAAGCACTTTCAGTTCCATTAATCAGTATGAATTATGTATTTAAAAATGCAGTTAAGGAAGGAATCATCACCCAAGAGGAAAAAGAGGAATTGAGCAAAATTTCAAAAGAAACTTTTTATCCTAAAAGAACTTATGCTCAAACACTATCCCAATCAAGCTTAAATAGCGATAAAAAAGGTGAACTGATTGATTTCATCCGTACTTCCAAAAACATCAAAGAAGAGGATGCAAGAGAATTAATCACCCATATTAAAACATTGGTAGAATAAAATAAAATATACTATCACCAAAAATAACCAAAATATTGTTAATACTGACTGTGAACTGGCCAAAGTTAATGACTTTGGAAGTCTTAGTGATTGTAAAGTTGACAAGATTTGTGAAATTGTTAACTAAAATAAATTTAAAGACATTAACGATGAATTAAAAAGTAAGTATTATGAAAAAACTATCTTTAAATTTATCCAAAAATAAAAATAACAATAGAATAATTCCTGATTATACGAATGGTTTATTTTCATATTAATAACAAACATGAAAAATACAAAACACTGTTCACTCAGAAAATTATCAATAAAAACAAAAAGAAAAAATAGAAAATATTGATATTTTCAATACAGGAATAAAATTATGAAAATGCAGTAAAATAGTTTTATGCACACCACAATCTAAATTGAGAAGAAACATTTAGTTTCCTTTCATTTCCCTATATTTTTTTAAAACAATATCTGGAGTTTCGATACAATGATCAAAAGTTGTTGAAAATTCCTTAGGTTCAAAATCCTCTTCGACATTTCTTAAATCTTTAAGGAAAATAGACCCACCATCAATTTTAAACCCTACATCATCTGCCGAGATAGAAATCAAATTTATTTCAATTTGAGAAGCATTATCCAAAATTGCATCTGCTTTTACCTCATATTTTAAGTTTAATGTTTTATGAGGCATTATCTCATTGATAGTTCTTTTGATAACAGAATCAAAAAGTTCTAAAAATTTAACGGCTGGAGGCATATTATTTGCCCACCAATAAGCAAGTACAGAGTTTAAAACAATGTTGTGTTCAGAGAAATCATCATATAATCTCGCACGAACACCAACACTAGTATTGTCAACTACCTTAATCACTAATACTGGATTTACAGCCATTATACCACTATTCTTGTGGGACTAATGCTTTGATTAAATCACTAGCTCTTACAAGACCTACTAAATTGCCTTCAACACCAATAACAGGAATTTGTTCAATGTTTAAGGTTTTCATTTTTTTAGCACAGTCTGAAACTTTGGTTTTGGAGTTAGCTACTTCAACATTACCAACAGCAACATCACAGACAGCTTTATCAGTGAATTTTAAATGATTTTTCTCAATGTATAATACAGAAGTACTGTCCCAAGACCATTTGTCTCCTTCAGTACCTACAGTAGAACTGTGTTCACTTCTTTCAGAAATGATTTCGATTTCAGAGATAAAATCAGTTTCAGTTAAAATTCCAGATAATTTTGCTTCATCATCAAGAGTTAAAACAGATTTTAATCCAAATTGATTCATAGTTTCAAATGCAACATTCAATGGAGCTTTTTCCCAAGTGGTTGGCACAGTTGTAATCATGTAATTTTCAACTGCATCATCAATTTCAGTTTTGGTTAATGCGTTAGATACTAAATCGAAAGAAGTAATAATTCCAACTAATTTTCCTTCATCATCCACTACAGGAACTCTTCTAACATCATTTTCCATCATTTTACGAGCAGCATCAATTACATCATCACCAGGAGCTACTGTAATTAAGTCTCTACTCATTAACATTGCAATTTGTTCTTCATCAGGATTATTAATTAAGTCAGAACGAGTTACGATTCCTACTAAAATATCAGTGTCTCCTTTGACAACTGGTAATACTGCTTTTTTTTCTTTCCTCATTAAGTCTAAAACTTTGTCCCTGTTACCTGGAACAGAAACACTAACAACATTTTTAGACATTGTTCTTTTAACTAACATAAAAAACACCTTTTATAAATACAATAATAAAATGGTAAATTAAATTTAATGAACTACAAGTACTGCACATTTAGCTGAATTGACAACCTTATCTGCTACACTACCCATAATAAATCTATCGAATCCAGATTTACCAGAACTACCCATTACTATCAAATCAATATTTTCTTCTTTTGCTACCTCGAGAATAACTTTAGCAGGTGACCCTTCTCTAACTATGTGGGTAATCTTCAACTCATCTTCATTTAATTTATCAAATTCTTTAAGATTTTCTTCAGATCTTTCTTTTAAGATTTGATTTAACTGGTATACTTCATCATCTAATGGAAGCCCGTTAACAAAATTATTCTCTGTAACACTTATAGCAATAATTTCCGCTCCAGATACCTTTGATAAAAACAAAGCATGTTTTTGAGCTTTTTTTGCGAATTCAGATCCATCAGTAGGGACCAATATTTTTTTATACATTATTAACATCTCCCATAATATATAGATTAATATCCATTTATATTATATGGTTGTTTTTTTATTAATTCTATATAATATATTTTTCGTTTCACAGCGATTTATTATATTAATGTAATGATTTTTAGAAAAAGAATTGAACACATTGAATTCTGCAAAATTATTTTCATCAATTACAGACTTTTGAATTACATCATTAATACCGAATCGGCAAACATTAGTTGTTGCCATCTTTAAGAGACCACATGGGTCAATATACTGTTTATAATATACAGACATTATCTTTAAGACAAATTCCAATTCACGAAGCATGTTTGGAGAATTAAGCATTACATTATCAGTTCCAAGCATCGGCTTTATGCCCAAATCAATCATCTGAGGTAATGGTACAACACCAACATTCAATGTAGCGTTAGCCCTTGGACAAACAACAACATTTTGACCAGATTCTGCAACGGATTTCAAATCATCATTTTTTGGATTAGTAAGATGAACCAGTTGGGAAAATTTATTTGAAACTCCCTTTCCAATTTCACTTAATCCACTGTTTTCCAAGGATTCAATCTGATTGGATTCAGATTCTGCCACATGAATTGAAGAGATCTTACCTGCTTTTTTACATTCAGCCACAATTATCTCAGCAACATCCACAGTGATTTCACCAAAACCACTTGGTGCAATTCCATCGGCATATTTTAAGAGTTTACGAATAGCTACTTTAACTTTACTTAAATCCGGGTCATCACCATAAAAACTGTCGTCACGTCCTAAAATTATTGGTGTTATTGGAATACCTTCAGCAGCTTTTCTTAAAAGCCTGACCCCATTTAGACCACCTTCACGATAATCAATGAAATGAGTTGTTCCACCATAAACCATATCCCACATTGAAGATTTCATTGCCTCAATTAAATCATTATCACTGGCGTTAGCTAATGCAACATGCTTAACACCATAAGGAGGTTTTACCATTTCACTTAAAGACAATCCATAACCTTCATCTTTTATAATAGAATCCCCTATATGCATATGACCATTTATAAATGATGGGCAAACAACAGCACCATCGACATCAATAATTTTACCTTCAGAGGATTCTTTTCCAATTTCAATTATTTTTCCTTCATCAACAACAATATTTTCACGGGTTGGAACCAAATCTTTGCCTTTTAATATGATTCCATTAGCTATAGTAAACATTAAAAGAAAATCTAATTTTTTTTATTAATATAATTATCTTTATTAAATTGTAAAAACAAAATTAAGATATATCAGAGAACAATTTAACTTAATACCACATGTCTTTAAACCATAAGGTGATACTATTAACTCTCAAGAAATAAGATACTTTTACAGGAATATTATAAAAACTGGAGACGTATACAGAGTTAAATACAATAATAAAGATTATGGAGAATTTAAAAAGTTATCTGATGCATTATACGAAAGAGATGCACTATTTTTTTGTAATTTTGATTATGATTTGCTTGTTGAATGCGACCTTGAAAACAAGTATGAAAATAAAGTTCTACCACCATTTCCAGAAAAAAGACCAAAAGGCAGAATCAAAGGAACCAAAGTCAACAAAAAAGAAAGGGAAGGGGAAATTCTCTTTGACCACAAGCTTAGAAAGTTCTATATTCAGAAAGGTGATGAAACAATTGGCCAATATGATACTATGACTGAAGCGTTTTATTATAAGAAGATACTGATGGCTAATAATTGGGACATAAATGCCCTGAAAACAAATATCACTCAGAAAATTGAAGTCAATGCAGTTATTGATCCTAATATTGAATATGAAGTACAATTAAACTTCTGTCCTAAATGTAAAAACAGATTAAAAATTGGAGAAACAGAATGTCCTTCCTGCGGTATTAATATCCAGGAATATTTATTCAATAATTAAAAAAAAGGATAGAGAATAATTATTCTCCATCAACATAATCATTTAAAGATTTTACATTGATTTCATTATTTTGAACAGCTTTAATAGCATTTAAAACTGCTCTTGCTCCTGCAAGTGTGGTAACGTATGGTATGCCCAGTTCAATTGCAAGACGTCTGATGATATAACCATCTTTTGCAGACTGTTTACCTTCAGATGTGTTAATAATTAAATCAACTTCTTTGTTTAAGATAGCATCTCTGATGTTTGGAGATCCTTGAGATACTTTCAATACTTTTTCAACTGAGTCAAGACCAGTAGCTTTAGCAGTACCATCAGTTGCAATTAAATCAAATCCTAAGTTAGCTGCGGTTTCAGCAATAGGTCTGATTTTCTTTCTGTCTGCTTTTTTAACACTGATGAATATTTTACCTTCAGTAGGCAATTCCATACCTGCGGAGAGTTGTGATTTATAGAATGCCATTCCATAATTCTCATCGATACCAATACTTTCACCAGTGGATTTCATTTCAGGTCCAAGGACAGTATCGGATTCTGGGAGTTTTAAGAATGGGAATACAGATTCTTTTACTGCAACATGATTTAATTTAATCTCTTTGGTTAATCCGAAGTCTTTTAATTTAGCTCCTTGCATAATCCAGGTTGCAACTTTTGCAAGTGGCACACCAATTGCTTTACTTACAAATGGCACAGTTCTACTTGCACGAGGGTTAGCTTCAATAATGTAAACCATTTCCTCATCGAGTTTTACTGCATATTGAATGTTCATTAAACCTTTGACATCTAATTCAAGAGCTAATTTTGTTGAATTTTCACGAATAGTGTCTAAGATATATGCTGGAATAGTTTGAGGAGGTATTACACATGCGGAGTCTCCAGAGTGAACACCAGCTTCTTCGATGTGTTCCATGATTCCTGCAATGAATACATCTTCACCATCACATAATATATCTACATCAAGTTCAATAGCATCTTCCAAGAACTTGTCAACTAAAATTGGGTGTTCAGGAGAGACTTTTACAGCTTCTTTCATATATTCTTCAAGCTCATTGTTATCATAAACAATTTCCATTGCTCTTCCACCAATTACATATGATGGACGTACGAGAACTGGGAAGGTAATTTCTTCTGCAATAGCTTTTGCTTCTTCAAATGAATTTGCAGTTCCGTATGGAGCTTGGTGAATGTGTAATTTTTCCAAGAGCTCTGCGAATAATTCTCTGTCTTCTACTCTATCAATACTTTCATATGGAGTACCTAAAATTTTAACTCCAGCATTTGCGAGTGGAACAGATAAGTTAATTGATGTTTGACCACCAAATTGAACAATTACCCCATCAGGTTTTTCCTGTTCAATTACTCCCATCACATCTTCAAATGTAAGTGGTTCGAAGAATAATTTATCAGAAATGTCGTAATCAGTACTTACAGTTTCTGGGTTGTTGTTGATCAATATTGTTTCAATTCCTTTTTCTTTTAAAGCTAAGGAAGAGTGTACACAGCAGTAATCGAATTCAATACCTTGACCAATTCTGATTGGTCCTGCTCCAAGAATTACAACTTTTTTCTTGTTTGTTGATACAAGTTCATTTCCTTTATCATAACTGCTGTAGTAGTAAGGAGTTTTTGCTTCAAATTCGGCAGCACATGTATCTACCATTTTATAGGATGGTTTTATGTTGAATCTTGAAAGTAAGTTTTTAACATATTCTTCAGTTTGACCAGATAAAGTAGCTAATCTTTTATTGGAACAACCAATTTGTTTAGCTTTTCTTAAGAAGTCTTCATCTTCTAATTTTTCAGCAGTTACGCTGTTTTCGAAGTTAACAATGTTTCTAATTTTGTATAAGAAGAAATTGTCGATTTTTGTGAGTTCTCTGATTTTATCAATTTCCATTCCATCTTTAATAGCTGAATAAATTTGGAAGTAGATTTTATCAGTAGGGTGTTTTAAGTCTTCTTCAGTGTAATCAATGTATTCAAAACCATCGAATCCCATATCAAGTGATCTAAGTGCTTTTTGGAATGCTTCTTCAAAGGTTCTTCCAATAGCCATTACTTCCCCAGTAGCTTTCATTTGAACTCCGACTTCACGACTTACACTTTTGAATTTGTCAAATGGCCATCTTGGGATTTTAATAACGACATAATCAATAGCTGGTTCGAAAGATGCTGGTGTTTCTTTGGTAATATCGTTTTTAATTTCATCCAAGGTTAATCCTAAAGCTATTTTGGAAGAGATTTTTGCAATTGGATAACCAGTTGCTTTAGATGCAAGTGCACTACTTCTGGATACACGAGGGTTTACCTCAATAACTTTGTATTCATCAGTTTCAGGGTTAAGTGCGAATTGAATGTTACATCCACCTCTAATTCCTAATGCTCTGATGATTTTAATGGATGCATCTCTCATTTTTTGAATGGTTTCATCACATAAGTTTTGGATAGGAGCAACTACAACACTATCCCCTGTGTGGATACCCATAGGATCAATGTTTTCCATAGTACATACAATGATACAAGTGTCTTCTTTGTCCCTCATTACTTCAAATTCTATTTCTTTCCATCCGAGAACAGATTCATCGATGAGAACTTGATTGATGAAACTCATATCTAATCCGTGAGTTGCAATTTCAATTAATTCTTCTTCATTGTGAGCAATTCCCCCACCAGTACCACCTAAGGTGAATGCTGGTCTTACAATAACAGGATATCCAATGTCCTCTACTGCTTCAAGTGCTGCTTCTACACTTTCAACCGCATGACATTTAGGGATTTTTTCTCCGATTTTGTCCATGAGGTTTGCAAATAAGTCACGGTCTTCCACGTCTTTAATTGTTTGAACGTCAGAACCTAATACTTTAATTCCGTCAAGTAATCCTAAGTCTCCAAGACCTGTTGCAATGTTCAATCCAGTTTGTCCACCCATAGTAGGTAAGATGGAATCAACTTTTTCTTCTTCGATGATTTTAGCAACAACCTCAGGAGTTAATGGTTCTGTGTAAACAGTATCTGCCATATCAATATCAGTTTGAATTGTAGCAGGATTACTGTTAACAAGGACTGTTTCAATTCCCTCTTCTCTTAATGATTTACATGCTTGTGATCCTGAATAATCGAACTCAGCTGCTTGTCCGATTTGAATAGGTCCAGAACCAATAATTAATACTTTTTTAATATCCTTATCAACTGGCATATTATAATCCTCATTAAATTTATTTAGTAATCATCCATCATTTGATTAAATTTGTCAAAAACATTTCTTGTATCGTTTGGACCTGGTCCTGCTTCAGGATGGTACTGTATACAATGTAATGGTAATTCTTTATGTGAAATTCCTTCAGGAGTTCCATCGTTTAAGTTAATTTGGGTTAAAACTAAATCAGTTTCTTTTAATGATTCTTTGTCAATGGTAAATCCATGGTTTTGTGAAGTAATAAATACTTTTCCAGTAGTTAAATCTTTAACTGGTTGGTTTTCTCCCCTGTGCCCAAATTTCATTTTGTATGATTTTGCTCCGAAAGATTTAGCGATTAATTGTTGACCCATACAGATACCGAAAATTGGTAATCTGTTTGATAATTTTTTCATGGTCTCGATAGTTTCAGACACTCTGTCAGGGTTTCCCGGTCCTGAGGTAATCATCAAACCATTAGGAGAATAATCCAAAATAGTTTTATAATCAGTATCGTAAGGGAATAAAATTACACCAATGTCCCTTTCTAAAAATGAGTTGATAATATTCTTTTTAACACCACAGTCAATTAATGCAACTTTTTTGTCAGCATCTTCATTGAACAATTTTATTTCTTTTGTAGATACCAATGGAACAACATCCATTTCTTCGATACTTGGCTGGGAACGTGCCATTTCGAGTAATTTGTCATCACCAATGTCTTCAGTTGTTAATGCTGCTTTAAGTGAACCTCTTTCACGAATTTTGAGTGTTAAATCACGAGTATCAATTCCACTGATTCCCGGAGTTTTGAATTCTTTTAAGAAATCATCCAAAGTTTTTTGAGGTCCGAAGTTAGAAACTTCACGACAAACTTCACGACATACAAAACCTTCAGCTTGAATTTTATCTGATTGATACCACTTCTCACTTACACCATGATTTCCCTCTAATGGGTAAGTAGACATTAAAATTTCTCCTTTAAAAGACGGGTCAGTTAAAGATTCAGTATAACCACCCATACCGGTTGAGAAAACAAGTTCTCCCAATTTAGTGGTTTCATAACCGAATGCGTCACCTTTTAAAATAGTACCATCTTCTAAAGCTAATTTAGCTATTTTTACCATTAAATCACCATCATAAAAAATATAAAATTACTTTCTATCTTTAATATATATTATTTTACTATATTATTAAAGTTTGTTTTTTAGAAAAAAATGATGTATTCCGAAAAACAATGAAAATATATTTGGTGACTTATTATCAAAAAACCGCAAAAAGATTAAACCAAATGTGAAAAAATATTTAATAAATATCATCAAACATTCATTTATTAAAATCAAAGGGCAAGGACAATGGATTCAAAATCTGAAGAAATATTTAAAAAACACTTAAAAAATGCCAAGGAATATTCTAAATTCAAAAAATTAGTTGATGAAACAAAAGTTTATGACATTCCAGATGATTTGACTGCTGAATTAAGGCCATATCAAAAGATGGGTTATTCCTGGCTTGTTCAAAACATCAAATATAACTTCGGATGCATTTTGGCAGATGATATGGGACTTGGAAAAACAATTCAAGTTTTAACAACAATTCTTCATTTCAAAGAGCAAAATCCATACGACAATGAGCCTTCACTCATTATAGTTCCTCCAGCATTGCTTTCAAACTGGGAAAATGAGATTAAAAAGTTCACACCAACTCTTTCATATTATATTTATCATGGATCAAACAGAACATTCCCCTTAGAAGAGTATGACATTATTTTAACATCATATGGTGTAATTAGACTTGATTTGGACATGTTTTCAGACAAGAAATGGTTCATATGCGTCATTGATGAAGCACAGAATATTAAAAATCCAAATACTCAACAAACCAAAGCGATTAAAAAAGTCCCAGCAATCAATAAGATAGCATTAACAGGTACTCCTATTGAAAATAAATTAACTGATTACTGGTCAATATTTGATTTTGTAAATAAAGGATACTTATCAAGTTTAGATAACTTTAAAGCAAATTATGTCTTTAGAATCGAAAGACTTGAAGAAGAATCCACCTTGGAAAAATTCAAAACAATAACAAAACCATTTGTTTTAAGACGTCTTAAAACAGACGACAACATCAAGGATGAACTTCCAGACAAAATTGTTAACGACATTTATTGCAGCATGACTAAAAAACAAATTTTGCTTTATAATGCAATTATGGAAGGAATATTCGAAGATCTGGAAGGAAAAACCGGTATTGAAAGGCGTGGAATAATTTTAAATATTATTACTGGATTAAAACAGGCATGTAATCACCCCGCACAATATTTGCGCTCAGACAATCCCAAAATCAATGAATCCGGAAAAATGGAATTGTTGATTACTCTTTTGGAAAATATCCTATATGCAGATGAAAAAGTCATAATATTTACACAATATGCAAAGATGGGAGAAATCATACAGAAATTAGTTTCCAAAAAGTTAAAGACAGACGTGTTATTCCTGCACGGTTCACTTACACAGGAAAAGAGAACAGAAGTAATTTCCACATTCCAAGAGGACGAAAACCATAAAATTTTAGTTGCAACCCTTAAAACTGGTGGTGTTGGATTAAACTTGACTGCCGCTCAAAACGTTATCCATTACGATTTATGGTGGAATCCTGCAATTGAAAATCAGGCAACCGATCGTGTACATCGTATAGGTCAGGAAAAAGATGTTATGGTATATAGATTCATAACAAAAGGAACATTAGAAGAAGTAATAGATGAAATGAGTAAAAATAAATTGAATTTGGCTGAAAAAGCCATAAGCAATGATGAAACTTTCATTACCGAAATGAGTGATGATGAACTTAAGGAAAAATTATCATTAAGATTATAATTTTTCCATTTTCAAACTGAAGTTTAGGCTTCTGGATGAATGAGTTAAAGCACCTATTGAAATAATATCCACACCATATTCAACATAATCCAGGATATTATCCTCAGTAATTCCACCGGAAACTTCAATTAGTGAATTTTGACGGATGTTTAATTTTTCAAGTTCATCAATGACATCCTTAACTTCATGACCAGTCATATTGTCAAGCATTACAATATCTGCTTTGTTTTCAACACATTCAATAGCATCATGCAATGTTTCAACTTCAATTTCGATTTTTTTGGAAAAGCTAGTAACTTTTTTTGCTTTTAAAAGTGCATCCAATGGAGAATCACACATTGCAATATGATTGTCCTTAATTAGAACCATATCATCCAAACTAAAACGATGAGTATCCGCACCACCTACTTTAAGCGCATATTTGTCAAATTTAGAGATTGCTGGAGAAGTTTTACGGGTTCCCGCAATTCTTACATCATAATCTTTAACCAAATCAACATAATGGTTAGCAGCACTAGCTACCCCACTCATTCTCATTGACAAGTTAAGCGCAGTTCTCTCAAGAAGCAATATTGTTCTAGCATCACCTCTAACAGACATCAATAAATCTTTTTTTGAAATTTCACAACCATCATTTAACCAGAATGTGACTTCCACACCAAACTCTTCAAATAATTCACGAACAATATCCATTCCTGCTAAAATACCATCATCTTTTGAAATAATATATGCATTAGCTTCCAAACCTTTTTCAACAGTAGATTCAGAAGTGATGTCTCCAAATCCCTTATCTTCTTCAAGCATATATTCAATTATTCTATCCAAAAAAATCACCAAAATTTACTTATTATAATTAATATATACTATTTTTATAATATAAAAATAAGTGATTATATGGAAATTATATTTTTAGGAACATCCTCAGCAGTACATTCATATAACAGAAACCACCCTGCAATTATTTTAAAAGCATTTGGTGAGACAATGTTATTTGATTGCGGCGAAGGAACACAAAGACAACTAATTTTTGCTAAAGTAAGTCCTATGAAAATATCCAAGATATTTCTTAGCCATTATCACGGAGATCATATTTTAGGCCTTCCAGGATTGTTGCAATCCATGAATTTCAGAGGAAGAGAAACAAAATTAACAATATATGGTCCAAAAGGTTTAAACACACTAAAAAATGCAATATTTAACTTAGGATACTGTAAAATTGATTTTCCAATTGAATTTATTGAAATAGGTACAGAAACTATTGAAAGCTGTGAAGAATACATTATCAAATCACAGGACGTCAATCACCAAGTTCCATGCTTAGCATACACCGTTAAAGAACTCAAAAAGCCTAGGTTTTTACGTGAAAAAGCTATTGAATTAGGCGTTCCAGTAGGTCCTGCCTTCGGAAAACTTCACAACGGCGAAGAAGTTGAAGTTAACGGCAAAATTATAAAACCAGAACAGGTTTTAGGCCCTGCAAGAAAAGGAAATAAAGTAACCTATTCAGGAGACACAACACCATGTGAAGAAATGATTGAATTTGCAAAAGATTCAACCCTCCTCATTCACGAGTCAACATATGTAAA from Methanobrevibacter sp. encodes the following:
- the rnz gene encoding ribonuclease Z → MEIIFLGTSSAVHSYNRNHPAIILKAFGETMLFDCGEGTQRQLIFAKVSPMKISKIFLSHYHGDHILGLPGLLQSMNFRGRETKLTIYGPKGLNTLKNAIFNLGYCKIDFPIEFIEIGTETIESCEEYIIKSQDVNHQVPCLAYTVKELKKPRFLREKAIELGVPVGPAFGKLHNGEEVEVNGKIIKPEQVLGPARKGNKVTYSGDTTPCEEMIEFAKDSTLLIHESTYVNEDADKAKDNFHSTSSDAARIAKKSNSKQLVLTHFSTRYTSLDDLLKEAKEIFENTKLAKDFMKIEI
- the nadC gene encoding carboxylating nicotinate-nucleotide diphosphorylase translates to MDRIIEYMLEEDKGFGDITSESTVEKGLEANAYIISKDDGILAGMDIVRELFEEFGVEVTFWLNDGCEISKKDLLMSVRGDARTILLLERTALNLSMRMSGVASAANHYVDLVKDYDVRIAGTRKTSPAISKFDKYALKVGGADTHRFSLDDMVLIKDNHIAMCDSPLDALLKAKKVTSFSKKIEIEVETLHDAIECVENKADIVMLDNMTGHEVKDVIDELEKLNIRQNSLIEVSGGITEDNILDYVEYGVDIISIGALTHSSRSLNFSLKMEKL